Genomic window (Nomia melanderi isolate GNS246 chromosome 14, iyNomMela1, whole genome shotgun sequence):
tctgacacgatgttgtagggcaaggggttaactgtaATATACTAAAGTAACTTAACTACTCAATATCTGTTATATCTGTAGGTGCGTCCAGTATTTGCTAAGACATAGAGCAGATCCACACTTACGCGACAAACGTGGTTTTACCGCAATTCACTATGCTGTGGCTGGAGGAAATCAACCAGCTTTAGAAGCACTTTTGGAAGCATGTCCGCAATTGGAGGCGTCTAATTGCACGGAAGAACAAGAACCAGCATTAACACCATTACACCTTGCCGTATGATTATTATCAGTATTTCAGTGTGCTCTATCAATTAGGATTCAACTACTTATGGATTGTTTGTCAACTTATAGGCGTATTATGGGCATAGTCAAATATTGAGTCTATTGTTACCATTATTTCCGAATACTAATATTAAGGAAGACACTGGTAATACCCCTTTACATTTAGCTTCTTGTAAAGGTCATCAAAAATGCGTTGAACTATTGTTAAATCACGGAGCTTTTGTATCTGTCCAAGTATGAGTTCAGTAAATCTTTCTTAACTCGGTTGTCATTGTATACCGTTACTGTTTATTGGTATTTGTAGGACTCTATTGGAAAACGTACTCCGATACACTATGCAGCCGCGGCAGGGCACCATGCTTGTCTGATTTTGCTTCTCGAAAACACAAAGGACCCAAGCGTAGTCAATTGCTACGACGCAAAGCAGCGTACTGCTTTAACGTTGGCAGTGGCGAACAGTAATACAGAGTGTGTCATTTCACTTTTGAAATATAAAGCTGATTGTAATTTGCCAGACATAAATAAACACACGCCATTGTTTCGAGCAGTGCTTACCGAAAACGTTCACCAGCTAGTCAAGTTGTTACTCTCTCATGGCGCGAAGGTTTTAATAAAAGATACATACGGTAAAACGCCACTGCATTTAGCCGGCGCTTACGGAAAGTGGGTTAAATAAAAGTCATTAGTGTATACTCTATCCTCCAATTGTTTTAAGCTTCGTCTTTCCACAGAGTGGAAGCACTAGCTGCACTGGTTCGTGCAGAACCTAATGCACTCGTCGTGACAGATGATCAAGGTTGCACAGCTCTTCATTGGGCGTGTTACACTGGAAATTCCAATTGCGTCACATTTATGCTAAGACAAAGATTTATCACTTCTTTAGATATATTATTAGAAGGTATTCGTCATTTTTTGATGAAGAATACACACTTCTTAATCGGAAGCTAAgctcttcttttttatttttctttttttttataggcGGTTCATTTTCTGCTGCCCATTGCGCTGTGTATCAGGGATCAGTCGATTGTTTGAAGTTGTTAATTCATAAATTTGGAGGGAAAACTATTGCCGCGCTCAGAGATAGTCCGGGTGATCGCCTGCCTTTACATGTAGCAGCCAGTTCAGGAACATTAGAATGTGCCAGATTAATTTTGAATTCTGTTGGCCCAGAATTAGCTGGATTAGAGGCTACAGATTCTCTAGGGCGAACACCACTTCTTTGTGCTGCCATTACTGGTCAATACAAAGTCATTCGTAAGTCTCAATCGATTAACAAGATTAAACTATATTTTGCCTTACTCGTATTGATATTGAAAATCATGTTTTACTGTCAGAATTATTATTGGAACGGAAGGCTGATGTAAGTGCGGTCGATAGTAATAAAAATACGGCGCTGCATTTAGCTTGTCAAAGGTGTCAATGTGCTGcttcgattttattaaattggatAGATTCGATTCATTCCAACGAGGAAAATGAATCGCAAGGGGAACAGAAACGAATAGCGGTTATTAATATGGCCAACAAGCAACAGAGGACACCGTTGCATTTAGCAGCTAGAAATGGATTTGTGAAAGTAATTGAGGGAAttcttttaatatgaaataactttctaaaaatgttttacaacgtacatataaaatatataaaaatatatatatatatttatatattgtatatgtatgtatatattattttttacatgtatattgtaaaacatttttagAAAGTTATTACATCTGCTTTTATAGGTAACAAAACGTTTATTGCAACTAGGAGCAAGTGTCGTAGCGGTGGATGCTGAGGGTCTTACTCCTGCACTAGCCTGTGCCCCAAATCGTGCTGTGGCGCATTGTCTGGCAACTATACTTGCTGCTCACAGTATGTTTAATCTATATTCAGTGATAGTATCACAGACGAGATACAGAAAAGACTCAGAATTGCGTACTCTGAAGAGTATGTAGTtctaatacattataattaagtCTATCCTATATTTCGCCTGTGACTGTATAAACGTTTACTAAAAGTATGCTTAATAAATTACTGATAATTGGCACAGGTCAACATTTGGAAACTGTGCAACACTTGCCAACCATTCAGCAGCTATCAGAAGAACTATGCGACGATATAAAGAAGGCATCTGAAGAGAATGCGGGTTTAATCGAGGAGAGTGAAAGGACAGACACCACTCCTCTCACGAATTCTCAGCATTAATATGCTGTTGGTTCATACGGTTAGACGATAATCAAAACCATAAAGAAAGCGTACAGCGAAGACTTCATTTGccgttaattaattaaccgtTCGCGACCATAAAGAATCGACTCGCATCCGGTTAAATTATTTCACGGCTGCGACACTTCCAGAACGTTGCGCACAACGGGACGCCACGTGCTCAAAAAAAGACAACCGCGCATCATTAAGTATACACAAACCTCGAACCTCGATTTTTAACAATAATCTCTCGACCGTGAAGGACTTTTATGAACACAGCCACATTTTTAATAGAAGATAATTTGCCATTTTTTCATTTGCCATTCAATGGTGGTTGACTGCCGCTCAAACATTTATACGTAACACTGTAAAATAACTCTTAACTCAACCGTTGTAAATATGACCCAGTACACTGAGTAACGGAAACGAAGACAGAGTTTTTATTCAGCATCTCAGCAATCAAGACATCGCGATGGAAAGCGGCTCCAGCGCATATCATTTTTATGCTGTCCGTATACACCGATTTTGTATGTAATCTATGCGAAACGCGCGTGAACTCAGATACTTTATTTTTCTCTGAAAGATAGAATTAACCAGTAACCACtgtacatattaataaatattt
Coding sequences:
- the LOC116427040 gene encoding uncharacterized protein LOC116427040 isoform X2 gives rise to the protein MNVQNLNNGPPLLRAIFSGAADILVDLLFNGADATWEDSEQRTLLHAAAYMGNSAIVQMLLLYGANANAKDKEWLTPLHRACCSGHHDVVDLLLQYKADATFRNQSRQTLLHVAAANNAVKCAELLVPYIDVNTTDNGRTSLHYAAYNGHLEMTKYLIRIGCGVDVMGNRSALHFAAFRGHDSIVKALIEGKADVNVEDRDLYTPLHAAAASGSVGCMQILIENGADIEAANRNANTPLHIACLNGHADAVKVLISYGANIETVNNRRQTPLHVAAASPYSVHCLEVLLQAGAKINVRSKDGHTPLHVTAIHGRFTRSKSLLDAGAVADKKDKMKNTALHIAAWFGHECLTTTLLEYGASPAVRNAELRTPLHLSCLTGHIEVCRKLLQADSQRIDTKDVGGKTPLHLAAFKGSVDCLDLLLSNGANFRLTDNDIRLALHYAASQGHYFCVFTLVGFGSDSNAQDIDGATPLHLAAASKSTDTGAQCVQYLLRHRADPHLRDKRGFTAIHYAVAGGNQPALEALLEACPQLEASNCTEEQEPALTPLHLAAYYGHSQILSLLLPLFPNTNIKEDTGNTPLHLASCKGHQKCVELLLNHGAFVSVQDSIGKRTPIHYAAAAGHHACLILLLENTKDPSVVNCYDAKQRTALTLAVANSNTECVISLLKYKADCNLPDINKHTPLFRAVLTENVHQLVKLLLSHGAKVLIKDTYGKTPLHLAGAYGKVEALAALVRAEPNALVVTDDQGCTALHWACYTGNSNCVTFMLRQRFITSLDILLEGGSFSAAHCAVYQGSVDCLKLLIHKFGGKTIAALRDSPGDRLPLHVAASSGTLECARLILNSVGPELAGLEATDSLGRTPLLCAAITGQYKVIQLLLERKADVSAVDSNKNTALHLACQRCQCAASILLNWIDSIHSNEENESQGEQKRIAVINMANKQQRTPLHLAARNGFVKVTKRLLQLGASVVAVDAEGLTPALACAPNRAVAHCLATILAAHSQHLETVQHLPTIQQLSEELCDDIKKASEENAGLIEESERTDTTPLTNSQH
- the LOC116427040 gene encoding uncharacterized protein LOC116427040 isoform X1, which gives rise to MNVQNLNNGPPLLRAIFSGAADILVDLLFNGADATWEDSEQRTLLHAAAYMGNSAIVQMLLLYGANANAKDKEWLTPLHRACCSGHHDVVDLLLQYKADATFRNQSRQTLLHVAAANNAVKCAELLVPYIDVNTTDKSGRTSLHYAAYNGHLEMTKYLIRIGCGVDVMGNRSALHFAAFRGHDSIVKALIEGKADVNVEDRDLYTPLHAAAASGSVGCMQILIENGADIEAANRNANTPLHIACLNGHADAVKVLISYGANIETVNNRRQTPLHVAAASPYSVHCLEVLLQAGAKINVRSKDGHTPLHVTAIHGRFTRSKSLLDAGAVADKKDKMKNTALHIAAWFGHECLTTTLLEYGASPAVRNAELRTPLHLSCLTGHIEVCRKLLQADSQRIDTKDVGGKTPLHLAAFKGSVDCLDLLLSNGANFRLTDNDIRLALHYAASQGHYFCVFTLVGFGSDSNAQDIDGATPLHLAAASKSTDTGAQCVQYLLRHRADPHLRDKRGFTAIHYAVAGGNQPALEALLEACPQLEASNCTEEQEPALTPLHLAAYYGHSQILSLLLPLFPNTNIKEDTGNTPLHLASCKGHQKCVELLLNHGAFVSVQDSIGKRTPIHYAAAAGHHACLILLLENTKDPSVVNCYDAKQRTALTLAVANSNTECVISLLKYKADCNLPDINKHTPLFRAVLTENVHQLVKLLLSHGAKVLIKDTYGKTPLHLAGAYGKVEALAALVRAEPNALVVTDDQGCTALHWACYTGNSNCVTFMLRQRFITSLDILLEGGSFSAAHCAVYQGSVDCLKLLIHKFGGKTIAALRDSPGDRLPLHVAASSGTLECARLILNSVGPELAGLEATDSLGRTPLLCAAITGQYKVIQLLLERKADVSAVDSNKNTALHLACQRCQCAASILLNWIDSIHSNEENESQGEQKRIAVINMANKQQRTPLHLAARNGFVKVTKRLLQLGASVVAVDAEGLTPALACAPNRAVAHCLATILAAHSQHLETVQHLPTIQQLSEELCDDIKKASEENAGLIEESERTDTTPLTNSQH